In one window of Helianthus annuus cultivar XRQ/B chromosome 17, HanXRQr2.0-SUNRISE, whole genome shotgun sequence DNA:
- the LOC110924358 gene encoding uncharacterized mitochondrial protein AtMg00810-like — translation MDLSVAGPIPLCNNEAAIHTFISRLNHEFAIKDLGDLNYFLGLEDILQRADLLDAKPVSTTLASHESFTTNGTPCSDPTSYLSLVGALQYLTITRPDLSYVVNQVSQFLHAPTLNHFQAVKRILCYVKGTLSFGLTYSWPHTTSILGYSDVDWARCLETRRSTYGYSIFLGGNLAS, via the exons ATGGATTTATCTGTAGCAGGGCCGATAcctcttt GCAATAATGAAGCTGCTATTCATACGTTTATTTCTCGTCTCAATCATGAGTTTGCCATCAAAGATCTGGGTGACCTTAATTATTTTTTGGGTCTTGAG GATATTCTCCAACGTGCTGATCTTTTAGATGCCAAACCGGTTAGCACAACCTTGGCCTCTCATGAGTCGTTCACCACTAACGGGACACCATGCTCCGATCCTACTTCCTATCTATCCTTGGTTGGTGCCCTACAGTACTTGACGATCACTCGTCCTGACTTGTCTTATGTTGTCAATCAAGTGTCTCAGTTCCTTCATGCTCCTACACTTAATCACTTTCAGGCTGTTAAACGCATCTTGTGTTATGTAAAAGGTACTCTTTCCTTTGGTCTTACCTACAGTTGGCCTCATACTACTTCTATTCTTGGTTATTCTGATGTTGATTGGGCTCGCTGCTTGGAAACCAGACGGTCTACTTATGGTTACTCTATTTTTCTTGGTGGTAATTTGGCGTCTTAG